The following coding sequences lie in one Arachis hypogaea cultivar Tifrunner chromosome 4, arahy.Tifrunner.gnm2.J5K5, whole genome shotgun sequence genomic window:
- the LOC112796602 gene encoding uncharacterized protein, whose protein sequence is MLFPPSFFTVIVHLTVHLVEEAKLGVPVHYRYMYPVERKLGHLKSFVRNKAHPKGSIAEGYLAEESLTFCSRYIDNMETRFNRPSRLCYDPPYEISSFLPKLGTLHGGYSNFNLTNIEKLQAHRYVVFNREGVKPYINAFRDHIRRTSKGKRLSPAEIEKKVNKDFVDWFQALSVNPDNPYEMSTDIKFLARGPMMNARRFSVYDIKGKFHMRRQPLIIIAETQLCTKVGIVIRGSSCHP, encoded by the exons ATGTTATTTCCTCCATCATTCTTTACTGTTATAGTGCATCTAACAGTCCATCTTGTTGAAGAAGCAAAACTTGGGGTGCCAGTCCATTATCGATACATGTATCCCGTCGAAAG GAAATTGGGACACTTGAAGTCCTTTGTACGAAATAAAGCACATCCAAAAGGTTCTATTGCTGAGGGTTATTTAGCTGAAGAGTCTCTTACTTTTTGTTCTCGGTATATTGACAACATGGAGACTAGATTTAACAGGCCTAGTCGTCTTTGTTATGATCCCCCTTATGAAATATCTTCATTCTTGCCCAAGTTAGGTACTCTACATGGAGGTTATTCAAACTTCAATTTAACTAACATAGAGAAGTTGCAAGCTCATCGTTATGTGGTTTTCAATCGTGAAGGTGTGAAACCATATATTAACGCCTTTAGAGACCATATTAGGAGAACTTCAAAGGGAAAAAGACTCTCACCTGCAGAGATAGAAAAGAAAGTTAATAAAGATTTTGTTGATTGGTTTCAAGCATTG agTGTGAATCCAGATAATCCATACGAAATGTCGACTGATATAAAGTTTCTTGCACGAGGCCCAATGATGAACGCAAGGAGATTTTCTGTTTATGACATCAAAGG CAAATTTCATATGAGAAGACAACCACTAATAATAATAGCAGAGACACAGCTTTGTACTAAAGTTGGAATTGTTATCAGAG GAAGTTCTTGTCATCCGTAA